CCGCGGCGCTTCTCCAGGTCGGCCAGACGGGCGAGGTCGACGCCGAGGGGGGCGGCGAGCAGGCTGTCGCAGCCCTGCCAGGTGAATTGCAGGGCCATCTTCGTGCCCAGGAAGCCCTTGAAGTGGATGTGGTCCCACGCCGTCTTCCAGTCGCCCATGTCGGGGACGTACTCGATCGAGACGACCGAGGCGGGCTTGTAGCCGAGGATCTCGGTGATGACCTTGTCCTTGGTCTCGACCTTCGACGACTTGTTGGAGGGGTCGTCGAGCACCACGCCGTCGCGGTTGCCGAAGATGTTGTGGCCGACCCAGCTCATGACCTTGAAGTTCCGCGCGGCGAACATGGGCGCCAGCACGGTCTTCATCAGGGTCTCGCCGGTCTTGCCGTCCTTGCCGGCGAAGAGCGCCCCGGTCTTCTCGGCCAGCGCCCACGCGGCGGGGAACGACCCCCCCAGGCTGGGCGTGAAGTTCAGGTAGGTGTGGCCGCCCCGGAAGGCGGCCAGGGCGTACAGGCTGCTGGAGGGGAGGACCGCGTCGCCCGGCCGGTCCAGGACGGCCTCGAGGGCGTCGGGCGACTCGTGGGCCGCGGCGGTGCGGAAGGGGGGCTCGGTGCTGGAGACGTTCAGGACGATGAGGTGGTCGACCTTCTCGGCCTCGACGAAGGCGGCGAGGTCGGCCTCGATGCGGTCGATCGCCTGGCGGGCCGTGCCGGGGGCCGCGTCCGCGTCCCAGTCGCCGAGCTTCGCCACGGTGGGGCTCAGGCCGTAGCGGGGGGCGGGCCGGACGCGGGCGGAAGCCGCGGCGAGGTCGTCGCGGCAGGCGCTCAGCCAGTCGGCGTCGAACACGCCGGATGCGCCTCGGAACTCCTCGGCCGAGGCCGCGAAGGTCGTCTCGCGGATCTCGTGGCCGCCGACGACGAAGTCGCCGGGGGCGGGCAGGGGGAGGTCCCGGAAGGCCGGCAGGTCGGTCGTCAGCCCCGTCTGATCCACCAGGCCCTTCGCCATCGCCGCGAGGCCGACCGTGATCGTCGTCCCGACGCCGCCGAAGGCTCCCACGAGCCAGAGTCCAACACGCCGACTCGCCATGATCGCTTCACCTTATTCGTTTGCAGGGCAGTGGGGGGGTGGGCGGGAGGAGGGCGACCGCCGCGCGCGACGCGACGGCGCGTGCGGGGCGGTCCATGGCCTTATTATCGCCCCCGGCCCCCCCGCGTTCAACCCGGCTCGGGACGTCGACCCGGTCCCGCGATCGCTATAATGGCCCCGCCCCGACCGATCACCCCCCCGACCCTCGTCCGAGTCGCCCCATGCCCGAGCCGAGCCTCGAACGCCTGCTCGCCCCGCATCCCCGCGTGCGTGCGATCCGACCCGGCGCGCCCGATCCCCAGGGTTCCAGCGTCGTCTACTGGATGCAGCGCGCCCAGCGCGGGGTCGACAATCCCGCGCTCAACATGGCCATCGCCGTCGGCAACGCCCTCGCCCGGCCGGTGGTCGCGGTCTTCG
The DNA window shown above is from Paludisphaera mucosa and carries:
- a CDS encoding inositol-3-phosphate synthase gives rise to the protein MASRRVGLWLVGAFGGVGTTITVGLAAMAKGLVDQTGLTTDLPAFRDLPLPAPGDFVVGGHEIRETTFAASAEEFRGASGVFDADWLSACRDDLAAASARVRPAPRYGLSPTVAKLGDWDADAAPGTARQAIDRIEADLAAFVEAEKVDHLIVLNVSSTEPPFRTAAAHESPDALEAVLDRPGDAVLPSSSLYALAAFRGGHTYLNFTPSLGGSFPAAWALAEKTGALFAGKDGKTGETLMKTVLAPMFAARNFKVMSWVGHNIFGNRDGVVLDDPSNKSSKVETKDKVITEILGYKPASVVSIEYVPDMGDWKTAWDHIHFKGFLGTKMALQFTWQGCDSLLAAPLGVDLARLADLEKRRGGKGLMRHLSCFFKGPEGDPENDFFKQFARLEAYVAAVKAEPR